In a genomic window of Gloeocapsa sp. PCC 73106:
- a CDS encoding DMT family transporter: protein MQLNSKTSEFSWYPLLLISPFFFWGTAMVAMKGTIEHTTPLFMASVRLLPAGLLVLAVTGWQKRPQPQNRKAWLWIALFALIDGAMFQGFLSEGLVRTDAGLGSVMIDSQPLAVALLSSFLFGEVIGGVGFLGLGIGILGISLIGLPESLIVNLWEGNSESLSATWLDFCQGGQWLMLLAALSMALGTVIIRFVSRHVDTIVATGWHMVLGGLLLLVLSGNLESQQWQALNFHDWLALAYSTVFGSAISYGVFFYLAAKGNLTSLSSLTFLTPVFALTFGNLFLAEVLTPIQWLGVCLTLVSIYLINQREKLVEIFSNLGNKVTEAFSEKIQKVKS, encoded by the coding sequence ATGCAATTAAACTCGAAAACCTCTGAATTTTCCTGGTATCCACTCCTATTAATCTCGCCTTTTTTCTTTTGGGGAACGGCTATGGTAGCGATGAAGGGGACGATTGAGCACACAACACCGTTATTCATGGCTAGTGTACGGTTACTACCCGCGGGTTTATTAGTATTAGCCGTCACGGGGTGGCAAAAACGACCTCAACCCCAAAACCGAAAAGCTTGGCTTTGGATCGCCTTATTTGCTCTCATCGATGGCGCGATGTTCCAAGGATTTCTCAGCGAAGGATTAGTACGAACTGACGCGGGTTTAGGCTCAGTGATGATTGATTCCCAACCCCTAGCGGTAGCTTTACTATCCAGTTTTCTCTTTGGGGAAGTAATTGGAGGTGTCGGATTTCTAGGCTTAGGTATCGGAATCTTGGGTATCAGTTTAATTGGCTTACCCGAGAGTTTAATTGTCAATTTATGGGAAGGTAATTCTGAATCATTATCGGCAACTTGGCTAGATTTTTGTCAAGGTGGACAATGGTTAATGCTGTTAGCCGCCCTCTCTATGGCGTTGGGAACCGTGATTATTCGTTTTGTGAGTCGCCATGTGGATACTATCGTAGCTACTGGTTGGCATATGGTCTTAGGAGGATTATTATTGTTAGTATTGAGCGGAAACCTTGAATCACAACAGTGGCAAGCTCTTAATTTCCACGACTGGTTAGCTCTAGCATACTCGACGGTATTTGGGAGCGCTATTTCCTACGGTGTCTTTTTTTATTTGGCGGCTAAAGGTAATCTGACTAGTCTGAGTTCCCTAACTTTTTTAACCCCAGTTTTTGCTTTAACATTTGGTAACTTGTTTTTAGCAGAGGTACTTACCCCGATTCAATGGTTGGGTGTGTGTTTGACTCTGGTAAGTATATATTTAATTAATCAGCGAGAAAAATTAGTAGAAATCTTCTCTAATCTCGGGAATAAAGTAACCGAAGCATTCTCTGAGAAAATACAGAAGGTTAAAAGCTAA
- the sppA gene encoding signal peptide peptidase SppA: MIWPFKPKTTKQIARLEITGAIASDTRRQVLEAIDFIKAKKFPALLLRIDSPGGTVADSQEIYQALKELQKQVKIVASFGNISASGGVYVAMGAEHIVTNPGTITGSIGVILRGNNLERLLEKLGVSFQVIKSGPYKDILSFDRQLTPPEAQILQELIDTTYLQFVETIAKERKLSIETVKSFADGRIFTGQQALELGVVDRLGTEADARRWAAQLAGLNPDKARCYNITESKSLFKRLLPQSKLSPLVNYLAFELATSGQPLWLYRP; the protein is encoded by the coding sequence ATGATTTGGCCATTTAAACCGAAAACTACAAAACAAATTGCTCGTTTGGAAATTACAGGAGCGATCGCCTCGGATACTCGTCGACAAGTTCTCGAAGCGATCGATTTCATTAAAGCGAAAAAATTTCCAGCCCTGTTGTTACGCATCGATTCCCCAGGAGGTACCGTCGCCGATTCTCAGGAGATTTACCAAGCACTCAAAGAACTACAAAAACAAGTTAAGATAGTCGCCAGTTTTGGGAACATTTCTGCTTCAGGAGGTGTTTATGTAGCTATGGGTGCTGAACATATAGTCACCAATCCAGGTACTATTACAGGTAGCATTGGAGTGATACTCCGAGGCAATAATTTAGAGCGACTGTTAGAAAAACTTGGTGTTTCCTTTCAAGTGATTAAATCAGGACCCTATAAAGATATTCTCTCTTTTGATCGCCAGTTGACCCCACCGGAAGCCCAAATTTTGCAAGAATTAATAGACACTACTTACTTACAATTTGTTGAAACCATAGCAAAAGAGCGTAAACTTTCCATAGAAACGGTCAAAAGCTTTGCCGATGGACGTATCTTTACCGGTCAACAAGCCCTTGAGTTGGGAGTAGTTGATCGCCTAGGTACAGAAGCTGACGCTCGTCGCTGGGCGGCTCAATTAGCCGGACTCAATCCCGATAAGGCCCGATGCTACAATATTACCGAATCCAAATCTCTATTTAAACGTCTTCTACCCCAGTCTAAACTGAGTCCACTAGTCAACTATTTAGCTTTTGAACTGGCAACTAGTGGTCAACCACTCTGGTTATATCGACCCTAA
- a CDS encoding glycosyltransferase family 4 protein, producing the protein MLRLLFLSTPVGPLGSGLGGGVELTLYNLAEEMQRRGHEVVVVAPSHSLLSGINLVKITGNLQIPAQTQTRDVPISLPENGVLANMWEYAHTVQTQYDLIVNFAFDWLPFYLTRFFSTPIAHFISMGSMSLALDHIMNQVAETHPGTIGVYTRSQAETFAFADTCEILSSAVDLSLYQFCAQPDNCLAWVGRIAPEKALEDGVAAAVATGIPLKIWGKIQDEDYWQSILSNYPGASLEYCGFLSTEALGASLGRCRALLMTPRWIEAFGNVAIEAMACGVPVISYARGGPTEIIRQGETGFLVPPDQVSGLVTAIESLDQIDRCNCRLQAEREYSLEALGDRFESWFDKIIKKD; encoded by the coding sequence ATGTTGAGATTACTATTTCTGTCAACGCCAGTAGGACCATTAGGCTCAGGATTAGGCGGAGGTGTAGAGTTAACGCTATATAATTTAGCAGAGGAAATGCAAAGACGAGGACATGAGGTTGTGGTAGTCGCACCGTCTCACTCTTTGCTCTCGGGTATTAACTTAGTAAAAATAACGGGTAATCTGCAAATTCCCGCTCAGACTCAGACTAGGGATGTGCCCATCTCTCTGCCAGAGAATGGGGTTTTAGCTAATATGTGGGAGTATGCTCATACTGTTCAAACTCAATACGACCTGATTGTTAATTTCGCTTTTGATTGGTTGCCCTTTTATCTGACTCGTTTTTTTTCTACACCTATCGCTCATTTTATCAGCATGGGTTCGATGTCACTGGCTCTAGATCATATTATGAATCAAGTAGCTGAGACTCATCCGGGTACTATTGGCGTGTATACTCGTTCTCAAGCGGAGACATTTGCTTTTGCAGATACTTGTGAAATCCTTAGCAGCGCTGTGGATCTTTCCCTTTATCAGTTTTGTGCACAACCAGATAATTGTTTAGCTTGGGTAGGGAGAATCGCACCGGAAAAAGCTTTAGAAGATGGGGTAGCTGCGGCGGTAGCAACGGGAATTCCTTTGAAAATATGGGGTAAAATTCAAGACGAAGACTACTGGCAAAGTATTCTCTCTAATTACCCGGGAGCATCTCTAGAATACTGTGGGTTTTTATCAACTGAGGCTTTAGGTGCCAGTTTGGGTCGTTGTCGGGCTTTATTAATGACACCCCGGTGGATAGAAGCTTTTGGCAATGTGGCGATTGAGGCTATGGCTTGTGGTGTACCAGTAATCAGCTATGCTCGAGGCGGTCCCACCGAAATCATTCGTCAGGGAGAAACGGGCTTTTTGGTACCACCGGATCAAGTAAGTGGGTTGGTGACAGCGATTGAGTCTCTGGACCAAATTGATCGCTGTAATTGTCGTTTGCAAGCAGAGCGGGAATATTCTCTGGAAGCGTTGGGCGATCGCTTTGAAAGTTGGTTTGACAAAATTATTAAGAAAGACTAG
- a CDS encoding S8 family serine peptidase: MTLNSSNFQPVRAFQLDSNFEASLEVQKNDPLARKIGFELAELYHNSQNNVNSSSFRDDSMLQFSQDGRRILTEFVAHNNPRVLLSQLQSLGLTGASIFGRVISGDFPISQLETLENLNNLNFARPVYTPITNIGATTSQADASMRADIARSSFGVDGRGVTVGVLSDSYNFLGGASRDISTGDLPGTGNPFGNTTPIRVLADEGDSDEGRAMLQLIHDVAPGSSLAFHTAFRGAADFANGIVRLADAGARVIVDDVGYLTEPFFQDGIIAQAADQVFARGVPYFSSAGNSGRDSYESVFRGANITVNNAPYLAQDFDPGSGVDVIQNFRLDPNESILLSFQWDQPHAQTGGRGSANDLDLFVVNSSNNIIAESIDDNLGGDAVEFFFFENPGSTAQTFGLVLAQFLPSGGPTPGFIKYIDFRGGTSDAEYYTNSSTTFGHPNAAGARGVGAAAFFETPAFGVNPPRLESFSSAGGTPILFDRAGNRLATPIDRRQPTIVAPDGTNTTFFGRDIAQDADTFPNFFGTSAAAPHAAAVAALMLEAKPNSTPTEIYNALEQTAINMGTPGFDRDSGFGLIQADAAIQRLIGSTSPTVSVRVSPTSVTENGTPNLVYTFTRTGSTSSALSNVNVSVGGTAIFNNDYTQTGASSFNATTGRVNFAAGLATATVTINPTGDTIVEPNETAILTLATGTGYTVGSPNAATGTITNDDGTTTLPTVNLRVSPTSVPEAGTGVLLYTFSRNGTLTSPLGISFTLGGTATVNTDYNQSGASLSGTNGQVTFAAGQDTAVVVVDPRPDTLSEGNETVSLTLNTGSNYNRGTTSAVTGTITNVVSNQILFDRFNSDLNIFMGDSGAIF, translated from the coding sequence ATGACACTTAACAGTAGTAACTTTCAACCAGTCAGAGCGTTTCAGCTCGACAGTAATTTTGAGGCTTCTCTTGAAGTTCAAAAGAATGATCCCTTAGCCAGAAAAATAGGCTTTGAACTCGCTGAATTATACCATAATTCTCAAAACAATGTAAACTCGAGCAGTTTTCGCGATGACTCGATGCTACAATTTTCCCAAGATGGAAGAAGAATTTTAACGGAGTTTGTGGCACACAACAATCCCAGAGTTCTGTTGTCTCAATTACAAAGCTTAGGACTAACTGGAGCATCAATTTTTGGACGCGTCATCTCTGGTGATTTCCCCATCAGTCAGCTCGAGACGCTAGAAAACTTAAATAATCTCAATTTTGCCCGACCTGTCTATACACCAATAACTAATATTGGAGCTACAACTAGTCAGGCAGATGCCTCGATGCGCGCTGATATTGCTCGCAGTAGTTTCGGTGTCGACGGTAGAGGTGTCACCGTGGGAGTGCTCTCTGATAGCTACAATTTTTTAGGAGGAGCTTCTCGTGATATTTCTACTGGAGACTTACCTGGTACGGGAAATCCTTTCGGCAACACAACTCCTATCAGGGTGTTAGCTGATGAGGGCGATAGCGACGAAGGTAGAGCCATGTTACAGTTAATACACGACGTAGCTCCTGGCTCTAGCTTAGCTTTTCATACCGCTTTTCGAGGTGCTGCTGATTTTGCTAACGGTATTGTGCGTTTAGCTGACGCAGGTGCCAGAGTAATCGTGGACGATGTTGGCTATCTTACAGAGCCTTTTTTCCAAGACGGAATTATAGCTCAAGCGGCGGATCAAGTTTTTGCCCGTGGTGTTCCCTATTTTTCTTCAGCAGGGAATAGTGGGAGAGATTCCTATGAGAGCGTTTTTCGCGGTGCAAACATTACTGTTAATAATGCACCCTATCTAGCTCAGGATTTTGATCCAGGCTCTGGTGTTGATGTTATCCAAAATTTTCGCCTTGATCCTAATGAAAGTATTCTCTTATCTTTTCAGTGGGATCAACCCCACGCTCAAACAGGTGGTAGGGGTTCAGCTAATGATTTAGATTTATTTGTCGTTAACAGTTCTAATAATATTATCGCCGAGAGTATTGATGACAACCTAGGGGGTGATGCCGTAGAATTCTTCTTCTTCGAGAATCCTGGTAGTACCGCTCAAACTTTTGGATTGGTATTAGCTCAATTCCTTCCTTCAGGAGGACCAACACCAGGATTTATTAAATACATCGATTTCAGGGGTGGTACCAGTGATGCTGAGTACTATACCAATAGTTCAACTACCTTTGGTCACCCCAATGCAGCAGGTGCTAGAGGTGTAGGAGCAGCTGCTTTTTTTGAGACTCCTGCTTTCGGAGTTAATCCTCCTCGTTTAGAATCATTTTCGTCTGCGGGTGGAACACCAATTCTCTTTGATAGAGCGGGTAATCGTCTCGCCACACCGATTGACCGTAGACAGCCCACAATAGTAGCACCAGACGGAACCAACACGACCTTTTTTGGTCGGGATATTGCTCAGGATGCTGATACTTTTCCAAATTTCTTTGGGACTTCAGCGGCGGCACCTCACGCGGCTGCGGTAGCGGCTTTAATGTTAGAAGCCAAACCCAATAGCACTCCGACGGAGATTTACAACGCTCTAGAACAAACCGCCATCAATATGGGTACCCCTGGTTTTGACCGAGATAGTGGTTTTGGTTTGATTCAAGCGGATGCAGCGATTCAAAGACTTATAGGTAGCACAAGTCCTACTGTTAGTGTGAGAGTCTCCCCTACCAGTGTGACGGAAAATGGCACTCCCAATTTGGTTTATACCTTTACTCGTACTGGAAGTACTAGTAGCGCACTAAGCAATGTGAATGTCAGCGTAGGGGGTACAGCAATCTTTAACAACGACTATACCCAGACAGGAGCAAGCTCATTTAACGCTACCACAGGAAGAGTTAATTTTGCTGCAGGTTTAGCCACAGCTACAGTAACGATAAATCCCACGGGAGATACGATAGTAGAACCCAATGAAACGGCGATTCTGACTCTAGCTACTGGGACGGGTTATACGGTGGGAAGTCCTAATGCAGCCACCGGTACAATTACCAACGATGATGGTACCACCACTCTCCCCACTGTCAATCTCAGGGTGAGTCCCACTAGTGTTCCTGAGGCGGGAACTGGTGTGCTACTGTATACGTTTAGCCGTAATGGCACCTTAACTAGCCCTTTGGGTATTAGCTTTACTTTGGGGGGTACAGCTACGGTTAATACTGATTACAACCAGTCAGGAGCTTCTCTCAGTGGTACTAACGGACAGGTAACTTTTGCTGCAGGTCAAGATACGGCGGTAGTAGTGGTAGATCCTCGTCCTGATACATTATCAGAAGGGAATGAAACCGTGTCTTTGACCTTAAATACTGGCTCAAATTATAATCGTGGGACTACTAGCGCAGTAACAGGTACGATTACTAATGTAGTTAGCAATCAGATACTCTTTGATCGCTTTAATTCAGACTTGAATATCTTTATGGGAGATTCAGGAGCGATTTTTTAA
- the aroH gene encoding chorismate mutase → MAKVYGIRGATTVLVNTTTAIREAVMELLDTIELHNHLNTEDIISVIFTATRDLDAIFPAAIARERPNWDHIPLLDLQQMHVQKSLERCIRILIYINSPHDSSEITHVYLRNAKNLRPDISLDSILPDTFRH, encoded by the coding sequence GTGGCAAAAGTGTATGGAATACGAGGGGCTACGACTGTACTCGTCAACACAACTACAGCAATTAGAGAAGCAGTAATGGAACTGCTCGATACCATCGAATTGCACAATCATCTAAATACAGAAGATATCATTAGCGTAATTTTTACGGCTACACGGGACTTAGATGCCATTTTTCCCGCCGCGATCGCTAGAGAACGCCCTAACTGGGATCACATACCCCTGCTAGACTTACAACAAATGCACGTACAAAAAAGTTTAGAGCGCTGTATTCGTATTCTAATCTACATCAATTCCCCCCACGATTCCTCAGAAATTACCCACGTTTATCTACGCAATGCCAAAAACTTGAGACCCGATATCAGTTTAGACTCGATCCTTCCCGATACTTTTAGACACTAG